From the genome of Malus domestica chromosome 04, GDT2T_hap1, one region includes:
- the LOC103433103 gene encoding uncharacterized protein: MEIDKAIKECDDRRLKTKYNNAIYVIQRALALYSIEEVAFSFNGGKDSTVLLHLLRAGYFLHKGEQSCSNECVKDFPMRTIYFESPSAFPEINSFTYDAATTYGLQLDIIRSDFKSGLEDLLKSKPIKAIFLGVRIGDPTAVGQDQFSPSSVGWPPFMRVNPILDWSYRDVWAFLLTCKVQYCSLYDQGYTSIGSIHDTVPNALLSINNSSDNKEVFRPAYLLSDGRLERAGRVKKLPPSVRGNKPAAINGLDGVGLHKSGLLMASAIAVGDEILFGTVEDQLGPSLCRKLHSIGWSVSQTVVVRNDVDAVAEEVEQRQSTDDMVFMYGGVGPLHSDVTLAGVAKAFAVRLAPDEEFEEYLRHLIGDQCTGDRNEMALLPEGITELLHHEKLIVPLIKCKNVIIFTATNVLELDEQWNCLIELMISDGGLATMQPFVSRHLTTNLTDVEIAQPLSKLCLEFPDLYIGCRRKSRKEPLIIYFEGKDQDQIQSAIEALCKKFHPGAFVETAVVQLVF; this comes from the exons ATGGAGATTGACAAGGCAATAAAAGAGTGTGATGATCGAAGGCTGAAGACCAAGTACAACAACGCTATCTATGTTATTCAGAGAGCTCTTGCGCTCTACTC TATTGAAGAGGTTGCCTTCAGCTTCAATGGGGGAAAGGATTCAACT GTTTTGTTGCACCTACTCAGGGCTGGCTACTTTTTGCATAAAGGGGAGCAAAGCTGTTCCAACGAGTGTGTGAAAGATTTTCCTATGCGAACGATATATTTTGAGAGCCCATCTGCTTTCCCTGAAATCAACTCGTTTACTTATGATGCAGCCACTAC CTATGGTTTGCAACTAGATATCATCCGCTCTGATTTCAAGTCTGGTTTGGAGGATTTACTTAAATCAAAACCAATCAAAGCTATTTTCCTTGGTGTCCGAATCGGTGATCCTACTGCG GTTGGTCAAGATCAATTCTCTCCTAGTTCAGTTGGATGGCCACCCTTCATGAGGGTGAATCCTATATTGGATTGGTCATACAG AGATGTGTGGGCCTTTCTCTTAACTTGCAAAGTGCAGTACTGCAGTCTTTATGATCAAGG TTATACTTCAATTGGAAGCATACATGACACAGTTCCAAATGCATTATTGAGCATTAACAATTCATCTGACAACAAAGAAGTATTTAGACCTGCGTATTTACTTTCTGATGGAAGATTAGAGAGAGCCGGGAGGGTTAAAAAACTTCCTCCTTCAGTTCGTGGGAATAAGCCTGCTGCTATCAATGGCCTTGATGGTGTGGGCTTACATAAGAGTGGCCTACTCATGGCCTCAGCCATTGCTGTGGGGGATGAGATTTT GTTTGGCACTGTTGAGGATCAATTAGGGCCTTCACTGTGTAGAAAGCTCCATTCTATTGGCTGGTCGGTATCACAAACTGTTGTTGTTCGGAATGAT GTAGATGCTGTGGCCGAAGAAGTCGAGCAACGCCAATCAACTGATGATATG GTATTTATGTATGGAGGGGTTGGCCCACTGCACTCAGATGTCACTTTGGCAGGTGTTGCAAAGGCTTTCGCAGTTCGTCTG GCTCCTGATGAAGAATTTGAAGAATATCTGAGGCATCTTATAGGTGATCAATGCACTGGTGACCGGAATGAG ATGGCTCTTTTGCCTGAAGGTATCACTGAACTATTGCATCATGAAAAGCTGATTGTCCCTTTG ATcaagtgtaaaaatgtaataatCTTTACGGCAACAAATGTCTTGGAGCTGGATGAGCAGTGGAACTGTCTAATTGAACTAATGATATCCGATGGTGGGCTAGCAACGATGCAACCATTTGTATCTAGGCACTTGACAACAAACCTTACAGAT GTAGAAATTGCTCAACCTCTGTCAAAACTTTGCCTGGAGTTTCCAGACCTTTACATTG GTTGTCGTCGCAAATCAAGGAAGGAGCCTCTTATAATCTATTTTGAGGGCAAG GACCAAGATCAAATTCAATCAGCCATAGAGGCATTGTGCAAGAAGTTCCATCCGGGGGCTTTCGTAGAAACAGCGGTTGTTCAACTGGTCTTCTGA